A genomic stretch from Physeter macrocephalus isolate SW-GA chromosome 12, ASM283717v5, whole genome shotgun sequence includes:
- the LOC112063643 gene encoding tRNA wybutosine-synthesizing protein 3 homolog, producing MDHSAEFRRWKAQCLSKADLSRKGSVDEDVVELVQLLNGREQFFTTSSCAGRIILLDGGINGSEVQKQNCCWLLVTHKPCVKDDVAVRSTHGLEVPLTHKGKLMVTEEYINFLIKIANQKMEENKKRIERFYNCLQHALEKETISMISYPKEKIKEKNNSSYTHKEKRNPEKACGKYITEENNKELENDDHDDPGISVTIFPEDY from the coding sequence ATGGATCATAGCGCAGAGTTCAGAAGATGGAAGGCACAGTGTCTGAGCAAAGCGGACCTCAGCCGGAAAGGCAGTGTGGACGAGGATGTGGTAGAGCTTGTGCAGCTCCTAAATGGGCGAGAACAGTTTTTCACCACCAGTTCCTGCGCTGGCCGCATCATCCTCCTAGACGGGGGTATAAATGGTTCTGAGGTTCAGAAACAAAACTGTTGCTGGCTACTGGTTACACACAAACCCTGTGTGAAAGATGATGTGGCTGTCCGGAGCACACATGGCTTAGAAGTTCCATTGACCCATAAAGGAAAACTGATGGTGACAGAGGAATATATCAACTTCCTGATAAAGATAGCAAATcaaaaaatggaggaaaacaaGAAGAGAATTGAAAGGTTTTACAACTGCCTACAACATGCTTTggaaaaagaaactatttctaTGATCTCATAtcccaaagagaaaatcaaagagaaaaataactcatCATATactcacaaggaaaaaagaaacccagaaaaagCATGTGGCAAATATAttactgaagaaaataataaagaacttgaaaatgatgatcatgatgatCCAGGAATCAGTGTTACTATCTTCCCCGAAGATTACTGA